A genomic window from Lotus japonicus ecotype B-129 chromosome 1, LjGifu_v1.2 includes:
- the LOC130718928 gene encoding senescence-specific cysteine protease SAG39-like — protein sequence MGANNEEALLQAVVKQPVIVANGATRNDFKDYKGGIFREQCGTIVNHVITLVNFDTVDDGACWEFSVVATLEGALEIARGTLMSLSKPKLVDCIRGGRSDGCTSDFPEEAFDYVIRRGASLPWRVTLARMQLELVAPRSLFTECLLGICSRGGTRGSAPDCQRHTRVPLEPKLVDCIRGGWSDGCTCGFLEKAFDYVIRCGGVSSEAGYPYEKAVGTYRFKEASQRVYFLIYGYEWVSTNNEETLLQAVAKQPVIVAIDASRNDFKDYNGGIFRGQCGTILNHVITLVGFDTDDDGSKYWIGKNSWETNWG from the exons ATGGGTGCAAACAATGAAGAGGCGCTCCTCCAAGCGGTGGTCAAGCAACCCGTGATCGTTGCTAATGGTGCCACTAGAAACGATTTCAAAGACTACAAAGGTGGCATTTTCAGAGAACAGTGTGGAACGATCGTGAATCATGTCATTACCTTAGTTAATTTTGATACTGTTGATGATG GTGCTTGCTGGGAATTTTCAGTCGTGGCGACATTAGAGGGAGCGCTCGAGATCGCCCGTGGCACACTCATGTCCCTCTCGAAGCCAAAGCTCGTTGATTGCATTAGAGGTGGTCGAAGCGATGGATGCACGAGTGACTTTCCTGAAGAAGCATTTGACTACGTAATAAGACGTGGTGCATCTCTACCTTGGCGGGTTACCCTTGCGAGAATGCAGTTGGAACTTGTCGCTCCAAGGAGTCTTTTCACAGA GTGCTTGCTGGGCATTTGCAGTCGTGGAGGCACTAGAGGAAGCGCTCCAGATTGCCAGCGGCACACTCGTGTCCCTCTCGAACCAAAGCTCGTTGATTGCATCAGAGGTGGTTGGAGCGATGGATGCACATGTGGCTTTCTCGAAAAAGCATTTGACTACGTTATAAGATGTGGTGGCGTCTCTAGCGAGGCTGGTTACCCTTATGAGAAGGCGGTTGGAACTTATCGCTTCAAGGAGGCCTCTCAAAGAGTATACTTTCTTATTTACGGCTATGAATGGGTCTCTACAAACAATGAAGAGACGCTCCTCCAAGCGGTGGCCAAGCAACCCGTGATCGTTGCTATTGATGCCTCTAGAAACGATTTCAAAGACTACAATGGTGGCATTTTCAGAGGACAGTGTGGAACGATCCTGAATCATGTCATTACCTTAGTTGGTTTTGATACTGATGATGATGGTTCGAAATACTGGATCGGAAAAAACTCGTGGGAAACCAATTGGGGATAA
- the LOC130729141 gene encoding uncharacterized protein LOC130729141 — protein MSLKPVKKMGSSNSHKLKTEKSNKIMKHRKLRKIANLLRYVEMCVVLVLISRASFQHLPVALKISSEYFSGFMVSPRFVFLIGNVIIIALFAQSGQFSGKTTPEPDFYLEFLQNSTVNQETQDDQKRVSMKSENGVKDHHHRIDGGMIKTKHPEKQSTDGSMIKLPEKQSTRATTTGLEIVEVKDYRRCQSEITRRMQSDEKDRRVLQRCETENRMRRSNEGETERVGRSSYPEDGMSNDDFRRTVEAFIGRQQRLREHELQAFSS, from the coding sequence ATGTCTCTTAAACCCGTAAAGAAAATGGGTTCTTCTAACTCCCACAAGCTCAAGACAGAGAAATCCAACAAGATCATGAAACATCGCAAGCTTCGAAAGATTGCGAACTTGTTGCGGTACGTTGAGATGTGTGTTGTTTTGGTCTTGATTTCCAGGGCCTCCTTCCAACACCTACCAGTGGCTCTCAAGATCTCAAGCGAGTATTTCAGTGGTTTCATGGTTAGCCCTCGCTTCGTTTTTCTGATCGGAAACGTTATAATCATCGCTCTGTTCGCCCAGTCTGGCCAATTCTCAGGAAAGACAACTCCAGAGCCTGATTTTTATCTCGAGTTCCTTCAGAATAGCACCGTGAATCAGGAAACTCAAGATGATCAGAAAAGGGTAAGCATGAAATCGGAGAACGGTGTAAAGGATCATCATCATAGAATCGATGGAGGCATGATTAAAACCAAACACCCAGAAAAACAGAGCACAGATGGAAGCATGATCAAACTCCCCGAAAAACAGAGCACGAGAGCAACAACAACTGGTTTGGAGATAGTGGAAGTGAAGGACTATAGAAGGTGTCAATCAGAGATTACGAGGCGTATGCAGAGTGATGAGAAGGATCGGCGCGTGCTGCAAAGGTGTGAGACTGAGAATCGGATGAGGAGAAGCAATGAAGGTGAAACAGAGAGAGTGGGAAGGAGTTCGTACCCTGAAGATGGAATGAGCAACGACGATTTTCGACGCACGGTGGAGGCTTTCATTGGGCGCCAACAGAGGCTCCGAGAACATGAATTACAAGCATTTTCTTCCTAA
- the LOC130729142 gene encoding 40S ribosomal protein S25-2-like codes for MAPKKDKAPPPSSKPAKSGGGKQKKKKWSKGKQKEKVNNMVLFDQGTYDKLLSEAPKFKLITPSILSDRLRVNGSLARKAIRELMARGSIRMVSSHASQQIYTRATNT; via the exons ATG GCTCCAAAGAAGGATAAGGCTCCTCCACCTTCCTCTAAGCCCGCCAAGTCCGGCGGtggcaagcagaagaagaag AAGTGGAgcaagggaaagcaaaaggagaAGGTTAACAACATGGTGCTCTTTGACCAGGGGACTTATGACAAGCTCCTCTCCGAGGCACCCAAATTCAAGCTCATCACGCCTTCCATTCTCTCTGATCGTTTGAGG GTCAATGGATCACTTGCAAGGAAGGCTATCAGAGAGTTGATGGCTAGAGGTTCAATCAGGATGGTTTCTTCCCATGCAAGTCAGCAAATTTACACTAGAGCTACAAATACCTAG
- the LOC130732423 gene encoding uncharacterized protein LOC130732423, with product MAASSLNLKFNNHARSNSLPSKPHPIILQCNEYLAKLGTYDAISSSSFLRQKLSFLQDLHDCIEKLVQLPLTQEALVQQHQEKWVDDFLDGSLRLLDACTATKDALLHTKECTRELQSVIRRRRGGEEALTVEVKKFLTSRKVVRKAIFKALEKFKGGANKSNLSTNNKDYHQNMTFVGLLKDSEVVTFSIFESLLNFFSGSAQAKRSSWTLVSKLMHSNKRVGAEENEFAKVDAALQLFAFNMATKSNDINDLQKKLEILGSCMQDLEEGLESLFRRLIKIRVALLNILNH from the coding sequence ATGGCAGCCTCTTCATTGAACCTGAAATTCAATAACCATGCTCGTTCTAATAGTTTGCCATCTAAGCCACACCCTATCATCCTACAATGCAATGAATACTTAGCCAAATTAGGCACCTATGATGCCATCTCCTCTTCTTCATTTCTGAGGCAAAAACTAAGTTTCCTTCAGGATTTGCATGACTGCATTGAAAAACTGGTTCAGCTCCCCTTAACACAAGAAGCACTTGTTCAACAACACCAAGAGAAATGGGTTGATGATTTCTTAGATGGATCTCTAAGACTCCTTGATGCATGTACAGCAACCAAAGATGCTCTCCTCCACACAAAGGAGTGCACACGCGAGCTACAATCCGTTataagaaggagaagaggaggtgAAGAGGCTCTTACAGTAGAAGTTAAGAAGTTCTTGACCTCAAGGAAGGTGGTGAGAAAGGCCATATTCAAAGCCTTGGAGAAATTTAAGGGGGGTGCAAACAAAAGCAACTTGTCCACTAACAACAAGgattatcatcaaaacatgacTTTTGTTGGCTTGTTGAAAGATTCTGAAGTGGTCACTTTTTCCATATTTGAGTCATTGCTGAATTTCTTTTCTGGTTCAGCACAAGCAAAAAGGAGCAGCTGGACCTTGGTCTCAAAGCTGATGCATAGTAACAAAAGGGTAGGAGCAGAAGAGAATGAATTTGCAAAAGTGGATGCTGCATTGCAGTTGTTTGCATTTAATATGGCAACCAAGTCAAATGACATCAATGATTTGCAAAAGAAGCTAGAGATTTTGGGGTCCTGTATGCAAGACCTTGAAGAAGGACTCGAGTCGCTTTTTAGGCGTTTGATTAAGATCCGAGTTGCCCTTCTCAACATCCTTAATCACTAG